The Chryseolinea soli genome contains a region encoding:
- a CDS encoding phosphoenolpyruvate carboxylase: protein MASQFNEAVSTRYHMYNSLFLNLPYTGIYRTGTLLPLLQQACETDYEKGKDPKTIIKKFFANYTPQATREEQFNLLFNFIQYIERQVVLFDSVEDSAFAEINDLKGKGSVSELLLRATAENLLDDLKKRLEDFSVRIVLTAHPTQFYPGNVLAILNDLEQAIHENRLEHINLLLRQLGKTAFINKEKPTPFDEAVSLSWFLENVFYNVIPDIITQLMNGLNMKLEEWTNYDLIKIGFWPGGDRDGNPFVTHEITVKVAQNLQQTLMKCYYRDIRFLKRRLTFKGLDHIIARAERKIYPMAFGGGFGGEIYSHPDELLNDLFEVREVLIRDHKGLFLNLLDDFILKVRIFGFYFASMDIRQDSRKHAYAWEAMLEKLKPKNKALKNFDKLSEEEKIETLLGLSFKPTSMKFEDTFISELIESIDIIGQIQEDNGVEGCHRYVISNCQSALDVIRVYQLANLILGKNDELALDIVPLFETIEDLAHAPGIMAKLYSVEAYREHLKRRGGKQTIMLGFSDGTKDGGYLRANWSIFQAKEHLTRITRDNGFTAVFFDGRGGPPARGGGNTHDFYASLGDTIEDKEVQITIQGQTISSNFGKPVSCGYNIEQLLSAGIENSVFKKKHQFKEDETSLMNALAEEGHKAYLDLKKHPKFVPYLEKITPLSFFGDINIGSRPVKRNSGSLKFEDLRAIPFVGSWAQMKQNIPGFYGVGTALKELKKQGKFRELKNLFNESLFFRTLLSNSMMSLTKTYYPATAYLAKDKEFSEFWKKMHAEYKLSAQMILEVSGLPGLMDNTPMNRDSVKLRERIVLPMITIQQFALQQLRHLEAADKPFEKQYRSLVVRCMFGIINAARNSA from the coding sequence ATGGCAAGTCAATTCAACGAGGCTGTTTCAACACGTTATCACATGTATAACAGCCTTTTTCTCAATCTTCCCTATACGGGCATCTACCGAACCGGGACCTTACTTCCCCTGCTGCAGCAAGCCTGCGAAACCGACTATGAAAAGGGTAAGGATCCAAAGACCATCATCAAGAAATTTTTCGCCAACTATACGCCCCAGGCTACCCGCGAAGAGCAGTTCAACCTGCTGTTCAATTTCATTCAATACATCGAGCGCCAGGTGGTGTTGTTCGACTCCGTGGAAGATTCCGCTTTCGCGGAAATCAACGACCTGAAGGGTAAGGGAAGCGTTTCGGAACTGTTGCTCCGCGCCACGGCCGAAAACCTCCTCGATGATTTGAAAAAACGGCTGGAGGATTTCAGCGTGCGCATCGTGCTCACGGCCCACCCTACCCAGTTCTACCCCGGCAACGTGCTGGCCATCCTCAACGACCTGGAGCAGGCCATCCACGAAAACCGGCTGGAGCACATCAACCTGTTGCTGCGCCAACTGGGAAAAACCGCGTTCATCAACAAAGAAAAACCCACGCCCTTCGACGAGGCAGTGAGCCTGTCGTGGTTCCTGGAAAATGTTTTCTACAACGTCATCCCCGATATCATCACCCAACTGATGAACGGGCTGAACATGAAGTTGGAGGAGTGGACCAACTACGACCTGATCAAGATCGGCTTCTGGCCCGGCGGCGACCGCGACGGCAACCCGTTTGTTACGCACGAGATCACGGTGAAGGTGGCCCAAAACCTTCAGCAAACCCTGATGAAGTGCTACTACCGCGACATCCGGTTCCTGAAGCGCCGCCTCACATTCAAAGGACTTGACCACATCATTGCCCGCGCCGAGCGCAAAATATATCCCATGGCCTTTGGCGGTGGTTTCGGAGGCGAGATCTACAGCCACCCCGATGAACTGCTGAACGACCTGTTCGAAGTTCGCGAGGTATTGATCCGCGACCACAAGGGACTGTTCCTGAACCTGCTCGACGACTTCATTCTGAAGGTGCGGATCTTCGGCTTCTATTTCGCCAGCATGGACATTCGCCAGGACAGCCGCAAACACGCCTATGCCTGGGAAGCGATGCTCGAAAAACTGAAACCCAAAAACAAAGCCCTCAAAAACTTCGACAAGCTTTCGGAAGAAGAGAAGATCGAGACACTGCTCGGCCTTTCTTTCAAGCCCACCTCTATGAAGTTCGAGGACACATTTATCAGCGAGCTCATCGAAAGCATCGACATCATCGGCCAGATCCAGGAAGACAATGGCGTGGAGGGCTGTCACCGCTACGTGATCAGCAACTGCCAGTCGGCGCTGGACGTGATCCGCGTCTATCAACTGGCCAACCTGATCCTGGGCAAGAACGACGAGCTGGCCCTCGACATCGTGCCCCTGTTCGAGACCATCGAGGACCTGGCCCATGCCCCGGGCATCATGGCCAAACTCTATAGCGTGGAAGCCTACCGCGAGCACCTGAAGCGCCGCGGTGGCAAGCAGACCATCATGTTAGGCTTCTCCGATGGCACCAAAGACGGCGGCTACCTGCGCGCCAACTGGTCCATCTTCCAGGCCAAAGAACACCTGACACGCATCACGCGCGACAACGGCTTCACCGCCGTGTTCTTCGACGGCCGTGGCGGCCCGCCCGCCCGCGGCGGCGGCAACACCCACGACTTCTATGCCTCGCTGGGCGACACCATCGAAGACAAGGAGGTGCAGATCACTATCCAGGGACAGACCATCAGCTCGAACTTTGGCAAGCCGGTTTCGTGCGGCTATAACATCGAACAGCTTTTGTCGGCCGGCATCGAGAACTCCGTGTTCAAAAAGAAACACCAGTTCAAGGAAGACGAGACCAGCCTTATGAACGCTTTGGCGGAAGAAGGTCACAAGGCCTATCTCGACTTGAAGAAACATCCGAAGTTTGTTCCTTACCTGGAAAAGATCACGCCGCTTTCGTTCTTTGGCGATATCAACATCGGGTCGCGTCCCGTGAAACGCAATTCCGGAAGTTTGAAATTTGAAGACTTGCGCGCCATTCCTTTTGTGGGCTCATGGGCGCAGATGAAGCAAAACATTCCCGGTTTTTATGGCGTGGGTACCGCGCTGAAAGAATTGAAGAAGCAAGGCAAGTTTCGCGAGTTGAAAAATCTTTTCAACGAGTCGCTATTCTTCCGCACGCTGTTGAGCAACAGTATGATGTCGCTCACCAAAACGTATTATCCCGCCACGGCCTACCTGGCCAAGGACAAAGAGTTTAGCGAGTTCTGGAAAAAGATGCACGCCGAATACAAGCTCTCCGCCCAGATGATCCTGGAAGTGTCGGGACTTCCGGGGTTAATGGATAACACGCCTATGAACCGCGATTCGGTGAAATTGCGCGAGCGCATCGTGTTGCCCATGATCACCATCCAGCAATTCGCGTTACAGCAATTGCGCCACCTGGAGGCTGCGGATAAGCCTTTTGAAAAACAATACCGGTCGCTGGTGGTGCGGTGTATGTTTGGTATTATCAACGCTGCGCGGAATTCAGCGTAA
- a CDS encoding amino acid permease — protein MSLFIKKPLAQLMQTGDSEKGLKRTLGAGNLIALGIGAIIGAGLFVRTAAAAGEAAGPAVVISFIVAAVGCAFAGLCYAEFASMIPVAGSAYTYAYVTMGEFIAWIIGWALVLEYALAAATVSIAWSEYLNNLLGGTIPYQWCHSPMETSLDGVSGIVNLPALLILLILTLILIKGTKESAAVNAIIVFVKVSIVLIFIALGWQFINPDNYTPFLIPDNAPGHEAFNRHGWGGVLGGSAIVFFAFIGFDAVSTAAQEAKNPKRDMPIGILGSLVVCTLLYILFSRVLTGIANWEEFKTVGKEASVAYAIQHYMPGYEWLATLITVAILAGFSSVILVMLMGQSRVFYSMANDGLIPKVFAEVHPKFRTPYKSNMILFVFVGLFAGFIPGNMAGDLTSIGTLFAFVMVCAGIWVMRRKNPEAVRPFATPLVPLVPILGIVICSAMILSLPQNTLLAAGGWMIIGLFIYFLYSKSNSNLRKLQ, from the coding sequence ATGAGTTTGTTTATCAAAAAGCCTTTAGCACAGCTCATGCAGACGGGCGACTCCGAAAAGGGCCTGAAGCGCACCTTGGGCGCGGGCAACCTGATCGCCCTGGGCATTGGCGCCATTATCGGTGCCGGTTTGTTTGTGCGAACGGCCGCGGCGGCAGGCGAAGCTGCCGGTCCTGCAGTAGTTATTTCCTTTATTGTGGCAGCCGTGGGTTGTGCCTTTGCCGGCCTGTGCTATGCCGAATTTGCTTCCATGATCCCCGTGGCCGGAAGCGCCTACACCTATGCTTACGTGACCATGGGCGAATTCATCGCCTGGATCATCGGCTGGGCCCTGGTGCTGGAATATGCGCTGGCAGCAGCCACCGTTTCCATTGCGTGGAGCGAATACCTCAACAATCTCTTAGGGGGGACAATACCCTATCAATGGTGCCATTCGCCGATGGAAACTTCCCTGGACGGTGTTTCCGGTATCGTGAATTTACCCGCTTTGCTGATCCTGCTCATTCTGACCTTGATCCTCATCAAAGGCACAAAAGAATCGGCAGCGGTCAACGCCATCATCGTGTTTGTGAAAGTGTCGATCGTGTTGATCTTTATTGCCCTGGGCTGGCAGTTCATCAATCCCGATAACTATACGCCATTTCTTATTCCTGACAATGCGCCGGGTCACGAGGCCTTCAACCGTCACGGTTGGGGTGGTGTGCTTGGTGGATCGGCTATTGTGTTCTTTGCTTTTATCGGGTTCGATGCCGTTTCGACTGCCGCACAGGAAGCTAAAAATCCGAAGCGTGATATGCCGATCGGTATCTTGGGTTCGCTTGTCGTTTGTACGTTGCTCTATATTCTCTTCTCGCGCGTGCTCACCGGCATTGCCAATTGGGAAGAATTTAAGACGGTGGGCAAAGAAGCTTCAGTGGCCTATGCCATTCAGCATTACATGCCCGGCTATGAGTGGTTGGCAACGTTGATCACGGTAGCCATCCTGGCAGGATTTTCTTCCGTGATCCTGGTCATGTTGATGGGTCAGTCACGCGTATTTTATTCCATGGCCAACGACGGCCTCATCCCCAAAGTGTTTGCCGAGGTGCATCCTAAATTCAGAACACCCTATAAGTCGAACATGATCCTGTTTGTGTTCGTAGGACTGTTCGCCGGATTTATTCCTGGGAACATGGCGGGTGATTTAACCAGTATTGGTACGCTGTTCGCCTTCGTTATGGTTTGTGCAGGCATCTGGGTGATGCGCAGAAAAAATCCGGAAGCGGTGCGTCCTTTCGCAACCCCTTTGGTGCCGCTCGTTCCAATTCTGGGGATCGTAATTTGTTCGGCCATGATCTTGTCGCTTCCTCAGAATACGTTGTTGGCTGCGGGTGGCTGGATGATCATCGGGTTGTTCATCTACTTCCTCTACAGCAAATCAAACAGCAATTTGAGAAAGCTTCAATAG
- a CDS encoding DUF1573 domain-containing protein, whose amino-acid sequence MKKCMIGLFFSLCATALLAQSTPTAAASSTSVVASKVAAFNWNVTSFDFGKIALNKPVTHEFKFTNSGTDALIIASVQASCGCTVAEYTKEPIAPGGQGFVKATYNAAHAGVFNKTITVNANTGGGAVVLNISGEVMP is encoded by the coding sequence ATGAAAAAATGTATGATAGGCCTCTTCTTTAGCCTCTGTGCCACCGCCCTGCTGGCGCAATCCACACCCACGGCTGCCGCCTCGTCCACCTCGGTGGTCGCCAGCAAAGTAGCGGCGTTCAACTGGAATGTCACCTCTTTTGACTTTGGCAAGATCGCGCTGAACAAGCCCGTGACCCATGAGTTCAAATTTACCAACAGCGGCACAGACGCCCTGATCATTGCCTCGGTACAGGCGTCATGCGGCTGCACAGTGGCCGAGTATACCAAGGAGCCCATTGCCCCCGGAGGCCAGGGATTTGTGAAGGCCACCTATAACGCCGCCCACGCCGGGGTGTTCAACAAAACGATCACCGTGAATGCCAACACAGGCGGCGGCGCCGTGGTGCTGAATATCAGCGGCGAAGTGATGCCCTAA
- a CDS encoding response regulator transcription factor has product MSDSKKILLVEDDPNLGFVIKDNLSIKGYDVTLCKDGEEGERSFFAHPYNLCIFDVMLPRKDGFSLARSVREKNKSIPILFLTAKSMMDDKLEGFQAGADDYITKPFSLEELLCRIEVFMRRGAVQPGSDEKRFFLGNFEFDFSNLTLKNHQSEKTLTQKEADVLRLLYLNRERVLKREEILKQVWGDDDYFMGRSLDVFISKLRKYLKDDPTVQIVNYHGVGFKLEA; this is encoded by the coding sequence ATGAGCGATAGCAAAAAAATATTACTGGTGGAAGACGACCCCAACCTCGGTTTTGTCATCAAAGACAACCTGAGCATCAAGGGCTACGACGTCACCTTGTGCAAAGACGGCGAAGAGGGCGAACGCAGCTTCTTCGCGCATCCCTACAACCTTTGCATTTTTGATGTCATGCTGCCGCGGAAGGATGGCTTTTCGCTGGCCCGGAGCGTGCGCGAAAAAAATAAGAGCATCCCCATCCTCTTCCTCACCGCCAAGTCGATGATGGACGACAAACTGGAAGGCTTCCAGGCCGGCGCCGACGACTACATCACCAAGCCGTTCAGCCTCGAGGAGCTGCTTTGCCGCATCGAGGTATTCATGCGCCGGGGTGCGGTGCAACCAGGGAGTGACGAGAAGCGATTTTTCCTGGGAAACTTCGAATTCGATTTCTCGAACCTCACCCTCAAAAATCACCAGAGCGAAAAAACACTCACCCAGAAAGAAGCCGATGTGCTCCGGCTCCTTTACCTGAACCGCGAGCGCGTGCTAAAGCGCGAAGAGATTCTGAAACAAGTGTGGGGCGACGACGACTATTTTATGGGCCGCAGCCTCGACGTATTCATTTCAAAACTCCGGAAGTATTTGAAGGACGATCCCACCGTGCAGATCGTGAACTATCACGGTGTGGGATTCAAGCTGGAAGCATAG
- a CDS encoding sensor histidine kinase, with the protein MKSSTIRLVVILAALCIVGITITQIYWVRRAFDLKEAEFERTVNTALYNVAQRIYEMNKTPSPSNNPVKQLSTNYFVVMVNSEIDAGILEFLLRNEFEKRGIVADFEYGVYDCHSERMVYGDYVPMQTAKEKITSKRLPQWANEGYHFGVQFPNRAAHITNQMGIWSFSSVVLLLVIVFFSYTLFVILKQKRLSEIQKDFINNMTHEFKTPIATIAVSTEVLKDPGIVHQPERLLNYTTIIEKENLRLKQQVERVLQMARLDKEDIGLRKERVDVHHLIEDSVRHSALPLQEREGCVAFEFNARLHEMEGDKLHLTNVFNNLVDNAIKYCKTIPKILIRTTNDARGLLVEVHDNGIGIGPENQKRVFQKFYRVPTGNVHDVKGFGLGLSYVKTVVEAHKGGVSLQSELGSGSVFKIYLPFA; encoded by the coding sequence GTGAAAAGTTCAACCATCCGTCTGGTCGTCATCCTGGCAGCGCTCTGCATCGTGGGCATCACCATCACGCAGATCTATTGGGTGCGCCGTGCCTTCGATTTGAAGGAAGCCGAATTTGAGCGCACCGTGAACACGGCGCTCTATAACGTGGCGCAGCGGATCTACGAGATGAACAAGACCCCATCGCCTTCCAACAATCCGGTGAAACAACTGTCGACCAACTATTTTGTGGTGATGGTGAACAGCGAGATCGATGCGGGCATTTTGGAATTTTTGCTGCGCAATGAATTTGAAAAACGCGGCATCGTGGCCGACTTTGAATATGGCGTCTACGATTGCCACAGCGAACGCATGGTCTATGGCGACTATGTTCCCATGCAGACCGCAAAAGAAAAAATAACCAGTAAAAGACTGCCGCAGTGGGCCAACGAAGGCTATCACTTTGGCGTGCAGTTCCCGAACCGCGCCGCACACATCACAAACCAAATGGGCATCTGGTCATTCTCGTCGGTGGTGTTGTTGCTGGTGATCGTGTTCTTCTCCTACACCTTGTTCGTGATCCTGAAACAGAAAAGGCTTTCTGAAATTCAGAAGGACTTTATCAACAACATGACGCACGAATTCAAGACACCGATCGCCACCATTGCCGTGTCCACGGAAGTGTTGAAAGATCCGGGGATCGTGCACCAACCCGAGCGGCTGTTGAACTACACCACCATCATCGAAAAAGAGAACCTCCGCCTGAAACAACAAGTGGAACGCGTGTTGCAAATGGCCCGCCTCGATAAAGAAGACATCGGGTTGCGCAAAGAACGCGTGGATGTGCACCACCTCATCGAAGACTCCGTCCGGCACTCAGCGTTGCCGTTGCAGGAGCGCGAAGGCTGTGTGGCGTTTGAGTTTAACGCCCGCCTCCATGAAATGGAAGGCGACAAACTTCACCTTACCAATGTGTTCAATAATTTGGTCGACAATGCCATCAAGTATTGCAAGACCATCCCAAAAATATTGATCCGCACCACCAACGACGCCCGTGGCCTGCTGGTGGAGGTGCACGACAACGGCATTGGCATCGGCCCCGAAAACCAAAAACGCGTCTTCCAAAAATTCTACCGCGTGCCCACCGGCAACGTGCACGACGTGAAGGGCTTTGGACTAGGCTTGAGCTATGTGAAGACCGTGGTAGAAGCCCACAAAGGCGGCGTGTCGCTGCAAAGCGAGTTGGGTAGCGGAAGCGTATTCAAGATCTATTTACCGTTTGCCTGA
- the ileS gene encoding isoleucine--tRNA ligase has protein sequence MAGPYKEYKALNFAQVAAEVLDFWKKEKIFEKSVSNREGAPSFTFYEGPPSANGTPGIHHVMARTVKDIFCRYKTLQGFQVKRKGGWDTHGLPVELQVEKQLGITKDDIGRRISIEDYNKKCRETVMMYKDQWDDLTLKMGYWVDLDHPYITYEREYIESLWWILKQFYNKGLLYKGYTIQPYSPSDGTGLSSHELNQPGCYKEVKDTSIVAQFTLKADSASEFLRKATTREVSLLAWTTTPWTLPSNTALVVGEKIRYVQVDTFNPYTFKPVSVVLAKDLLGKYFPEKNKDLSLDAYKPGDKAIPYKVVQEFAGTQLVGLAYDQLMPYVQPLYDANKAFKVVAGDFVTTEDGTGIVHSSPTFGADDFRVSKQNGIPPLTVKDEGGNEVPTVDKKGKFISVIGERLKEGVAKYHIKTHKPLGVDDFYVKNYTDEDETNPDYKTTDVIISIILKEENKAFKVEKYEHTYPHSWRTDKPVLYYPLDAWFIKTTALKDRMVELNKTINWKPESTGTGRFGNWLENLVDWNLSRSRYWGTPLPIWRTKDNKEEICIGSLDELNLEVAKSVKAGLMKAELPKDFDLHRPYVDDVVLVSASGQPMYREADLIDVWFDSGAMPYAQWHYPFENKDIFDKNYPADFIAEGVDQTRGWFFTLHAIAVMLCDSVAFKNVISNGLVLDKNGNKMSKRKGNVVNPFEALAQYGPDLVRWYMIENAPPWDNLKFDFEGIVEVQRRFFGTLQNTYSFFALYANIDEFEKEELNNVPYDQLNHLDRWIISKLQSLIIEVTKAYDEYEPTRAARAIQEFVNDHLSNWYVRLNRKRFWKGEMSTDKKAAYETLYECLTVTAQLMAPIAPFYAEWLYKNLTDSIRERAIASHSPFRHISAHLTDLTQPVPSRIDAALEKSMDYAQRICSLVHSIRKNSKIKVRTPLEKILLPALDESFAARIKSVEEIILAEVNVKYIQYIDDTSGVLVKKVKPNFAKLGKQYGPKMKEVAAVVNTFTKEDIQQIERKGTLSKGGYDLVLEDVLVTSEDIPGWAVATENELTVALDITITDELKKEGIARDFVNRIQNLRKETGLEVLDKITIEVQPSDDAVNAALKEFSNYIQTETQATTLDIKPSVDDAVDVDMDDVVLKVKIKVNNN, from the coding sequence ATGGCCGGCCCTTACAAGGAATATAAAGCGTTGAATTTTGCCCAAGTGGCAGCAGAAGTCCTTGATTTCTGGAAAAAAGAAAAGATTTTCGAAAAATCGGTCAGCAACCGCGAAGGAGCGCCTTCTTTCACCTTTTATGAAGGCCCGCCGTCGGCCAACGGCACACCCGGCATTCACCACGTGATGGCCCGCACGGTAAAAGACATTTTCTGCCGCTACAAGACCCTGCAAGGTTTCCAGGTGAAGCGCAAAGGCGGCTGGGACACCCACGGCCTGCCCGTGGAGCTGCAGGTAGAGAAACAACTGGGCATCACCAAAGACGACATCGGCCGCAGGATCTCCATCGAAGACTACAACAAGAAGTGCCGCGAAACGGTGATGATGTACAAGGACCAATGGGACGACCTCACCCTGAAAATGGGCTATTGGGTCGACCTGGACCATCCTTACATCACCTACGAAAGAGAATACATCGAATCGCTGTGGTGGATCCTGAAGCAGTTCTACAACAAAGGCCTGCTCTACAAAGGCTACACCATCCAGCCCTACTCCCCTTCCGATGGAACCGGCCTCAGCTCGCATGAGTTGAACCAGCCCGGCTGCTACAAGGAAGTGAAGGACACCTCCATCGTGGCCCAGTTCACCCTGAAGGCCGACAGCGCATCGGAATTTTTGCGCAAGGCCACCACCCGCGAAGTATCCCTGCTCGCCTGGACGACCACCCCGTGGACGCTGCCTTCGAACACTGCACTGGTGGTTGGCGAAAAGATCCGCTATGTACAAGTGGATACGTTCAACCCCTACACATTCAAGCCTGTGAGCGTGGTGCTGGCCAAAGATCTGTTGGGCAAATATTTTCCGGAGAAGAATAAAGACCTTTCGCTCGACGCTTATAAACCCGGCGACAAAGCGATCCCCTACAAAGTTGTGCAGGAGTTTGCCGGCACACAGTTGGTGGGTCTCGCCTACGATCAGCTCATGCCGTATGTGCAGCCGCTCTATGATGCCAACAAGGCGTTCAAAGTGGTTGCCGGCGATTTTGTGACCACCGAAGATGGTACGGGCATCGTGCACTCCTCCCCTACGTTTGGTGCGGACGACTTCCGCGTATCCAAACAAAACGGCATCCCTCCCCTGACCGTGAAAGACGAAGGCGGCAACGAAGTGCCCACGGTGGACAAAAAAGGAAAATTCATTTCCGTGATCGGCGAACGGCTGAAGGAAGGTGTGGCGAAATATCACATCAAGACCCACAAGCCGCTTGGCGTCGACGATTTCTATGTAAAGAACTATACCGATGAAGATGAAACAAACCCCGACTACAAAACGACGGACGTCATCATCTCCATCATCCTGAAAGAAGAGAACAAAGCCTTCAAGGTAGAGAAATACGAACACACCTATCCGCACTCGTGGCGCACAGACAAACCCGTGTTGTATTATCCCCTCGATGCCTGGTTCATCAAAACCACTGCGTTGAAAGATCGGATGGTAGAGTTGAACAAGACCATCAACTGGAAACCCGAGTCCACCGGCACAGGCCGCTTTGGCAACTGGCTGGAAAACCTGGTGGACTGGAACTTGTCACGGTCGCGCTACTGGGGCACGCCACTGCCCATCTGGCGCACGAAAGACAACAAGGAAGAGATCTGCATCGGCTCGCTGGATGAATTGAATCTGGAAGTAGCGAAGTCGGTGAAGGCTGGTTTGATGAAAGCCGAGTTGCCAAAAGACTTCGACCTGCACCGTCCGTATGTTGACGACGTGGTGTTGGTGAGCGCTTCGGGCCAGCCCATGTATCGCGAGGCCGACCTCATCGACGTGTGGTTCGACTCCGGCGCCATGCCCTATGCGCAATGGCACTATCCTTTCGAGAACAAAGACATCTTCGATAAAAACTATCCCGCCGATTTCATCGCCGAAGGCGTGGACCAAACGCGCGGGTGGTTCTTTACGTTGCACGCGATCGCCGTCATGTTGTGCGATAGCGTCGCTTTCAAAAATGTGATCTCCAACGGCCTGGTGCTCGACAAGAATGGCAACAAGATGTCGAAGCGCAAAGGCAATGTAGTGAACCCGTTTGAGGCACTGGCGCAATACGGCCCCGACCTCGTGCGCTGGTACATGATCGAGAACGCGCCGCCGTGGGACAACCTCAAGTTCGACTTCGAGGGCATCGTGGAAGTGCAGCGCCGTTTCTTTGGCACACTGCAAAACACGTATTCCTTCTTCGCGCTGTATGCCAACATCGACGAATTTGAAAAAGAAGAATTGAACAATGTTCCCTACGACCAGTTGAATCACCTGGATCGTTGGATCATCTCCAAGCTGCAGTCGCTCATCATTGAGGTGACCAAGGCCTACGACGAATACGAGCCCACGCGCGCCGCCCGTGCCATCCAGGAGTTTGTGAACGATCACCTCTCCAACTGGTATGTGCGCCTGAACCGGAAGCGTTTTTGGAAAGGTGAAATGTCGACCGATAAAAAGGCGGCCTACGAAACGCTCTACGAATGTCTCACTGTAACCGCACAGCTCATGGCGCCGATCGCCCCGTTCTATGCGGAGTGGTTATACAAAAACCTGACCGACAGCATCCGCGAACGCGCCATCGCCTCGCACTCGCCGTTCCGTCACATTTCTGCTCACCTGACCGACCTAACCCAGCCTGTACCCAGCCGCATAGACGCAGCGTTGGAGAAATCCATGGACTATGCACAGCGCATTTGTTCGCTGGTGCACTCCATCCGCAAGAACAGCAAGATCAAAGTAAGAACCCCGCTGGAAAAGATCCTCCTGCCCGCGCTCGACGAATCGTTCGCGGCCCGCATCAAGTCGGTAGAGGAGATCATCCTGGCCGAGGTGAACGTGAAATACATCCAGTACATCGACGACACGTCGGGCGTGTTGGTGAAGAAGGTGAAGCCCAACTTTGCCAAACTGGGCAAACAATATGGCCCGAAGATGAAGGAAGTTGCTGCCGTGGTGAACACCTTTACCAAAGAAGACATTCAGCAGATCGAACGGAAAGGCACCCTTTCCAAAGGCGGCTACGACCTGGTGCTCGAAGACGTGCTCGTCACGTCCGAGGACATCCCCGGCTGGGCGGTGGCCACGGAGAACGAGCTCACCGTTGCGCTCGACATCACCATCACCGACGAATTGAAAAAAGAAGGCATCGCCCGCGACTTTGTGAACCGCATCCAAAACCTGCGCAAAGAAACAGGCCTGGAGGTGCTCGACAAGATCACCATTGAAGTGCAACCGTCCGACGACGCCGTGAATGCCGCACTGAAAGAATTCAGCAACTACATACAAACCGAAACCCAGGCCACCACCCTCGACATCAAACCTTCCGTGGACGATGCCGTTGACGTGGACATGGACGACGTGGTGCTGAAAGTAAAAATCAAAGTAAACAACAACTAA
- a CDS encoding lipoprotein signal peptidase has product MKIYKYFLLALAVILVDQTSKLLVHNLMYLHQEITVVGNEQYGFKLHYLLNPGMAFGIRWNNEFGKLALTVFRIAAMVGIGYYLVKMAKKGSSEGFLWCMALILGGAVGNVIDSTFYGVFLNNNPANSPTPWFHGQVIDMLFFPLFDYTWPDWVPYVGGDYFLFFSPVFNIADSSIFIGVVIILIFQRRYFGERFHGEPVETHAEPVAAIPPVNEEPPQETVEKPTDSPQV; this is encoded by the coding sequence ATGAAGATTTACAAATATTTCCTGCTTGCCCTGGCCGTTATCCTCGTGGACCAAACGTCAAAGTTGTTGGTGCACAACCTCATGTATCTGCACCAGGAGATCACCGTGGTGGGCAACGAGCAATACGGATTCAAACTCCATTACTTGCTTAACCCGGGTATGGCATTCGGCATCCGCTGGAACAACGAGTTTGGCAAACTGGCATTGACGGTTTTCCGCATCGCGGCCATGGTCGGCATTGGCTACTATCTCGTGAAGATGGCCAAGAAGGGATCGAGCGAAGGTTTTCTTTGGTGCATGGCGTTGATCTTGGGTGGAGCCGTGGGCAATGTGATCGACAGCACGTTTTATGGCGTATTCCTCAACAACAACCCCGCAAACTCGCCTACGCCCTGGTTTCACGGGCAGGTGATCGATATGTTGTTCTTTCCCTTGTTCGACTATACCTGGCCCGATTGGGTGCCCTATGTTGGGGGAGACTATTTCCTTTTCTTCAGCCCGGTGTTCAACATCGCCGACTCTTCGATCTTTATCGGGGTAGTGATCATCCTCATTTTCCAGCGCCGGTATTTTGGCGAGCGCTTCCATGGCGAACCGGTGGAGACCCATGCGGAGCCTGTGGCCGCCATCCCGCCCGTGAACGAGGAGCCCCCGCAAGAAACCGTGGAGAAACCCACGGATTCGCCACAGGTCTGA